The Rosa chinensis cultivar Old Blush chromosome 7, RchiOBHm-V2, whole genome shotgun sequence DNA segment TTTTATCTCATGAGTTGCAGTCCAGTACACCCTTCAACAAATTAAGCCCTTCTGCAGAAATGCTCCTCCGGACTTGGCTTTGAGGTATTTCTCTCATGTGTTGCAGTCCAGTACACCCTTCAACAAATTAAGCCCTTCTGCAGAAATGCTCCTCCGGACTCGGCTTTGAGGTATTTCTATCCGAGGGGGTGCATCTGGGGAAAAACAAACCACGATAACAGTTAGATTATCACATGTGTGCCGCTTGAGTGCCTCTCTGACCAGTTCTCTTGAGCATCTTTCAGGATCATTATGGATCATCAGTTCTTTCCTCGCCATCGTTACAGCACATTGGCTACTCATTACATCCCACAAACCATCACACCCCATTATTAAAAACTCATCTTCCTCAGTCAGGCATGTCTCCTTTAACTCAGGCTCTGCACTTAGAGGGCAGGCAGAGCCTTTCGGTCCCTTCATGTGCCAGTCTCCTAGAGCACGAGCCACAGATAATTGTCCATTGAGGTACCCGTCATATATCACACCACCAAGTTTCTCAATTCTTAGCCTTTCTGATGCACAATTTGGTTTGTGGTCGTTTGACATCTCTATTGCTTTACCCCGTTTCCCCATTACAGCTCGACAGTCTCCAGCATTAGCAATGATCAGGGTCCTGTAAAGAGGAAAAGAATATAACATCTGTAACAAATTTCTGACTCTCCTGAATCCTAggtctgaaagaaaaaaaaaaacaatactaAGGAAACTTTATGCTCATCCTTatatttcttccttcttttattGTTTCCCTAGAGCACCATCACACGTTTAAAAGATTATCATGTTCTGATGCAGTATCCTAGAAAAAGTAGTATTTTCAAGAGATATCCCGTAGCACGGGAAACAAACTTGTGCTAATATACCATCTATCAGAAGAACTTTAGCAAATAGTTCAAGTCACCAGTAGCAAATAGTTCAAGTCACCAGTATCATCTGATGCCAAAATAAGGGTAGTGAAGGAGTAATTACCTTCCCGAAACAAGGGCAGTCAGAGCAGTGGTGCCAGAGGAGATATCCAGAGAACTTGCATCTGCAAATGCATGATCAGCTTTCACATAGGCACTCTTAATAGCCCTCTCCAAACAAGTTGGAAAATGAGAATCCTCAACTATGAATCTAAGAATGTTGCTTCTGATAAACGATGCTGCATCTGTGCCTCCGTGGCCATCAAATACCTGTTCAAATGCATCTATATTAACAAATCTGGGTAAATTACAATGAGCCCCACTTCCTAAGATCACTGTAAAACTTTACAAGATTGAGTAGAGGGTTGATCAAATAAGTACGAAACAAATAATGAAACAGTTATTATCAGATAAAAGTTAATTGGTGTTGTGGTTTAAATTTGAATACCTACATGCCTCTCCAACATGTCTCTCTTCCGATAGTTAATTAAATTACGTGAACACATTTGAAACATTCGTAGAAGGAAGATAAAAATCAATTCTGTCTTGGTGTAAGTCAGTGATATTACAGGAGCTCAAAGTAAAACTGGATCATACAAAATCGGGAAATCCTTCCAAATGATGTTGGATCTGATATTGTATGACCACAACAGTTTAGTGCAACTTTGCTGGAAAGAGTAATCAACTAACAAAGTAACAAGTAACCACCATGCCACGTACAACTACAGGAGCCACAAACAGACAAATTACTAATGCTTTATCATTCAATTAGTTCAGCTTTAAGAGCGCCATTTATTTCTCCTGATTAACAAACAGGTAATAGAAGGTAAAAGGCATGAAGGTGACCTACTCACCCCATAGAAAGCACCAGGTGAAGGGAAGGCAGAGGTTCCACCCAGATGTTCAACAAGATTATCTACGCAAACATGTTCATCCTCCATGTACTGTTTAGGTCCTCTTTCAGCACAGCTTCCTGATCGGAACACTGGGAGAAAGTTTGAATTCTCATTCGAAGGTGACTTACTGGCTAAAACCCCAACTTCCAACTGGAAAAAAAAGTCAAACAAAGGAGTAAGTACGAAGTGCAACGACTGCAGTCCCGAATTGTGATGCAAGAGAACACCAGAGAAAATGGGATATCGATCCAGGTACAATGCAGAGAGATGCAAGGTGTACATTTGCAGTTTTAGCTGCCCAAAAAACCggacaagcaaaaaaaaaaatggaattcAATTTCGCCTTCCTAGTTAAAAGCAGACAACAAACCAATACAATATAAGAACCACATATGCATTCTCCAACATTCTAGTCTACTGAATCGATTTTCATTGAAAATTTAAGTTTGAGATCAAGATGTAAAACATACAGCATGCTAATTACAATGCATCTCATCATACATAAGCAATGTGTTTACCAAATCCTCAGGGGCGAGCATCCTCATGGAGCTCAAACTGTGCCGCATTACCGAGAGATGCCGGGGAGGTTTCCCATTCGCAATATGATTCAAACCGTTGATAttctcatcatcatcttccaagGCTGACATGTTGTCATTGTAGCAAACACCTTCAAATATGGTCGTCGGAGGCGAAAAATCCATACCGGCAGCCATGTTCAGTCGCATATCATCGATCAATTACTCCAACTCAAACCCCCCCAAAACGACCTCGTTTCCAGAATTCGTAAAAATCAAAGCTTCAGATCTAGAGCAACAATAATTCACCAAAATGGCTTCAGGACATGCCCAATCTACCGTATCTTATCTTATCAGAATCCGGTTCCTTTTTTTAGGAATCTCAAATAGGGGGTAGGACACAGTACAAATCAACCGCCTTGAATCGAATCGAATCGAAACAATCAGGAAATTGATGCGAAACAAAAATGTCCAATACCAAAGAAGAGCGAAAGAATATTGGAGAATTCTCACAGCAAAATGAGGATGATTGGGTTTTTgtatcctcttttt contains these protein-coding regions:
- the LOC112177137 gene encoding probable protein phosphatase 2C 27, which codes for MRLNMAAGMDFSPPTTIFEGVCYNDNMSALEDDDENINGLNHIANGKPPRHLSVMRHSLSSMRMLAPEDLLEVGVLASKSPSNENSNFLPVFRSGSCAERGPKQYMEDEHVCVDNLVEHLGGTSAFPSPGAFYGVFDGHGGTDAASFIRSNILRFIVEDSHFPTCLERAIKSAYVKADHAFADASSLDISSGTTALTALVSGRTLIIANAGDCRAVMGKRGKAIEMSNDHKPNCASERLRIEKLGGVIYDGYLNGQLSVARALGDWHMKGPKGSACPLSAEPELKETCLTEEDEFLIMGCDGLWDVMSSQCAVTMARKELMIHNDPERCSRELVREALKRHTCDNLTVIVVCFSPDAPPRIEIPQSRVRRSISAEGLNLLKGVLDCNT